The Trichomycterus rosablanca isolate fTriRos1 chromosome 15, fTriRos1.hap1, whole genome shotgun sequence genome contains a region encoding:
- the LOC134328784 gene encoding uncharacterized protein LOC134328784 has product MKSTTVRSNLMSLKKFFDFLSYVPRMTTKLNGVDFIWLWAEIARRLRDIQRDVTCHRQAVRKGLQEHRLEGGSALLPEGGAEDHFRQDRIPEGRFGRKSASSCFGLLAGYFISMSGHRAGVMKNLKVDEVMDAEVGGDRVTINVQDHKSASMYGHAQLSLTQEELQWLEELVVARDVFPGSDSPHLFFNASGGRCKKFLNYFQTEWSRMGFGGSYTFRNLRTSMVHHTKNLSPRKRLSVHRAMCHSEAVVSKFYLPLNTVQEAAEVRRLQEGEESPEERPHSSGILPGTSSPATRRRVSR; this is encoded by the exons ATGAAGTCCACCACCGTCAGGAGCAATCTGATGAGTTTAAAGAAGTTCTTCGACTTCTTGTCTTATGTCCCACGTATGACAACAAAGCTGAACGGGGTGGACTTCATCTGGCTGTGGGCGGAGATCGCACGTCGCTTACGTGACATCCAGCGCGACGTCACGTGCCACCGGCAGGCGGTACGGAAAGGCCTCCA AGAACATCGTCTCGAAGGAGGATCAGCGCTCCTTCCGGAGGGAGGTGCGGAAGATCATTTCCGCCAAGATCG GATCCCTGAAGGGCGGTTCGGTCGAAAATCTGCATCAAGTTGTTTCGGCCTGTTGGCGGGATATTTCATCTCGATGTCCGGTCATCGGGCCGGCGTCATGAAGAATCTCAAGGTGGATGAGGTCATGGACGCGGAAGTGGGCGGCGATCGGGTCACGATCAAC GTACAAGACCACAAGTCCGCGTCCATGTACGGACACGCCCAGCTCAGCCTCACCCAAGAGGAGCTGCAGTGGCTGGAGGAGCTCGTCGTGGCGCGAGACGTCTTCCCGGGGTCAGACTCGCCCCATCTCTTCTTTAACGCCTCGGGCGGGAGGTGCAAAAAGTTCCTTAATTACTTCCAGACAGAGTGGTCGCGGATGGGGTTCGGCGGGAGCTACACCTTCCGCAACCTACGCACTTCGATGGTGCACCAC ACGAAGAACCTGAGCCCGAGAAAGAGGCTGTCGGTTCACCGGGCCATGTGCCATTCTGAGGCGGTGGTCTCTAAGTTCTACCTGCCGCTGAACACGGTGCAGGAGGCAGCCGAAGTGCGTAGGTTGCAGGAGGGTGAGGAGTCACCGGAGGAACGCCCCCACAGCAGCGGCATCCTCCCCGGGACGAGCAGCCCTGCCACCCGCCGCCGGGTTAGCAGATGA